A region of Lathamus discolor isolate bLatDis1 chromosome 18, bLatDis1.hap1, whole genome shotgun sequence DNA encodes the following proteins:
- the NCDN gene encoding neurochondrin: MAEAAGGSALRRCLDVLRDARNDSEQFAALLLVTKAVRAGEVDAKTRRQIFDAIGFTFPTRLLASGKPPPGCPDHTFRALGLTLLACFCTDPELAAHSQILNKIPTFNDILVSPCNPDSASMVDDVYQCLSAVMATTRGPRELVTKGTVSALCQAYVNCSYGSDRALALLLGLLAIAEEKCWQRDAPRLLAVLSKLSDDFLKTEDMTKFELCGVLPHFIPLSPPLTQDPQGSECLHRLYKGLANILGSKLSQSQRDPALKLAACLVQAYGSEWIPAGSAGSKFLALLVNLACVEVRLTLEEPDPLEVEGKKEVVTACYVLIEMGIQECLREENPLLEEVQKMQLMRIMEEAFGAVIFYLRQVKQEELQDPFIFASVRILGAWMAEETSSLKQEICELLPFLVHYAKRLFKEGNSAGSPPQPEVVSTEGSGLLQDALRLLLPGFCHLTAEDRPRDILISEGAPALLCEYFLHQWEVLTSKPGSPTPLTSTEMSLQTMCGIFLNLVVTAPDLIRRDKTFPSLMDTLLKSLPLLLPQKDHLALAANIATLGLMMARILAGSTALQGTQRTKEFFGAAISFLSQAHTAQAEPGSDSLTLAVSPAYTSAWADISELWFLGMQALAGCIPLFPWLPEAVLQARWLEGLSELLTRVAAASVDFELISAFQGVLVELARASKPCRDMILSHHGREWANLYGMAALEQCLSEQ, translated from the exons ATGGCGGAGGCCGCGGGCGGCTCCGCGCTGAGGCGATGCCTCGATGTGCTCAGGGACGCGAGGAACGACAGCGAGCAGTTCGCAGCGCTGCTCCTG GTGACCAAAGCGGTCAGAGCTGGAGAAGTAGATGCCAAGACCCGTCGCCAGATCTTTGATGCAATTGGATTCACGTTTCCCACTCGCCTGCTTGCGTCTGGGAAGCCCCCACCGGGCTGCCCCGATCACACCTTCCGGGCGCTGGGCCTTACTCTGCTGGCATGCTTCTGCACCGATCCAGAGTTAGCAGCGCACTCCCAGATCCTGAACAAAATCCCAACCTTCAATGACATCCTGGTTTCCCCCTGCAATCCGGACAGCGCATCTATGGTTGATGATGTATACCAGTGCCTCAGTGCTGTCATGGCCACGACCAGGGGGCCCAGAGAGTTGGTGACCAAAGGGACAGTGTCTGCCCTGTGCCAGGCCTATGTGAATTGCAGTTACGGCTCTGATCGTGCATTGgctctgctcctggggctgTTGGCCATAGCAGAGGAGAAGTGCTGGCAGAGAGATGCTCCACGCCTCCTGGCCGTGCTGAGCAAGCTCTCCGATGATTTCCTCAAGACTGAAGACATGACCAAATTCGAGCTGTGTGGGGTTCTGCCTCATTTCATCCCCCTGTCACCACCGCTCACGCAGGACCCACAGGGCTCTGAGTGCCTCCATAGGCTTTACAAAGGGCTGGCTAACATCTTGGGCAGTAAACTCAGCCAGTCGCAGCGAGACCCTGCTCTCAAGCTCGCTGCCTGCCTCGTGCAGGCCTATGGGTCAGAGTGGATcccagcaggcagtgctggaagCAAGTTCCTGGCCTTGTTGGTGAACTTGGCTTGTGTGGAGGTCCGCCTGACCCTAGAGGAGCCAGATCCCTTGGaggtggaggggaagaaagaagtggTAACAGCCTGCTATGTCCTCATTGAGATGGGGATCCAGGAGTGCCTGAGAGAAGAGAATCCACTGCTCGAGGAGGTGCAGAAAATGCAGCTCATGAGGATCATGGAGGAGGCATTTGGAGCTGTAATATTCTACCTGAGGCAG GTTAAACAGGAGGAGCTACAAGATCCTTTCATATTTGCTTCTGTTCGAATCCTTGGAGCCTGGATGGCAGAAGAGACATCCTCCCTCAAGCAGGAAATCTGTGAGCTCTTGCCCTTCCTTGTTCATTATGCCAAAAGGCTTTTCAAAGAGGGCAACTCAGCTGGGAGTCCTCCCCAGCCAGAGGTGGTCAGCACCGAGGGTTCTGGCTTACTCCAGGATGCTCTGAG gcTTCTGCTACCTGGCTTTTGCCATTTAACAGCCGAGGACAGGCCCCGGGACATCCTCATTTCAGAAGGggcaccagcactgctgtgtgAGTACTTCCTCCATCAGTGGGAGGTGCTGACCTCCAAGCCTGGGTCCCCGACTCCACTGACAAGCACTGAAATGAGTCTGCAGACCATGTGTGGGATTTTCCTTAACCTGGTTGTGACAGCACCAGACCTCATCAG GCGAGACAAAACCTTTCCCTCCTTGATGGACACGTTGCTGAAGTCTCTTCCACTTCTGCTGCCCCAGAAGGATCACCTGGCTCTAGCAGCAAACATTGCCACTCTGGGCCTGATGATGGCCAGGATCCTTGCAGGTTCCACAG ctctccagGGGACACAGCGTACCAAGGAGTTCTTTGGGGCTGCCATTTCCTTCCTATCCCAGGCCCATACTGCCCAAGCAGAGCCTGGCAGTGACAGCTTGACCTTGGCTGTTTCGCCTGCCTACACGAGTGCCTGGGCTGACATCAGTGAGCTCTGGTTCCTGGGAATGCAGGCCTTGGCTGGCTGCATCCCGCTTTTCCCCTGGCTGCCAGAAGCCGTGCTCCAGGCGCGGTGGCTGGAAGGGCTCTCCGAGCTCCTGACCCGTGTTGCTGCAGCCTCGGTGGACTTTGAGCTTATCTCTGCTTTccagggggtgctggtggagctggCCAGAGCCAGCAAGCCCTGCAGGGACATGATCCTGTCACACCACGGCAGGGAGTGGGCCAACCTCTATGGTATGGCGGCTTTGGAGCAGTGTCTGTCTGAGCAGTga